One Oncorhynchus kisutch isolate 150728-3 linkage group LG13, Okis_V2, whole genome shotgun sequence DNA window includes the following coding sequences:
- the ttr gene encoding transthyretin, whose amino-acid sequence MDSSLLCVLLATAVLLCSAAPVDRHGESDTHCPLMVKILDAVKGVPAGAVALSVSRRVNGMTWAQVASGVTDLTGEVHNLISDQDFQSGVYRVEFDTKAYWKSQGTTPFHETAEVVFEAHAEGHRHYTLALLLSPFSYTTTAVVMKAHE is encoded by the exons ATGGACAGTTCACTGCTCTGTGTGCTGCTAGCCACTGCTGTCCTACTCTGTAGCGCCGCCCCAGTG GACCGGCATGGTGAGTCAGACACTCACTGCCCGTTGATGGTTAAGATTTTGGATGCGGTGAAGGGTGTACCAGCGGGCGCCGTGGCACTGAGTGTCTCCCGACGAGTCAATGGAATGACCTGGGCACAGGTTGCTAGTGG agtgaCAGACTTGACAGGGGAAGTCCATAATCTGATCTCAGATCAGGACTTCCAGTCGGGGGTGTACCGAGTTGAGTTTGACACTAAAGCCTACTGGAAGTCTCAGGGAACCACACCTTTCCACGAGACTGCTGAA GTGGTGTTCGAGGCCCACGCGGAAGGACATCGCCACTACACTCTGGCCCTGTTGCTGAGTCCCTTCTCCTACACTACCACGGCTGTCGTGATGAAAGCACACGAGTGA
- the LOC116376689 gene encoding uncharacterized protein LOC116376689 translates to MARARVRHAGVCLLLLLIVALVISADAEAEMRRKNLRRQKREWILPPVKIYENTNYTKREYIAKIRSDKDKEAKVEYYLAGKGADKPPFYLFIVNPENGFVRITDILDREKCPMYNLTGGARYRNGTLAEENIPLQIHVIDLNDNSPYFELHSGSIAESSKAGTEIMQIIGKDDDQEGSINSKIHYKILSQKPAGSGAMFTIDENTGKLFVKDATLDRETHDLYTIIVQGTDMGGAAGGNTGTGTVEIKVLDINDNIPTLEKGQYAGNVDENIADVIVMRIKTVDRDLEHTDNWRAVFHITQGNEDGLFSIETDQDTNEGILKLIKAVDFEEVQKLELGIVIENVAPFVVGSAVAMDVDVYAGGGGGPGAGTGDGAGAGAGAGAGAGAGVEVGVDVGGDVGVNAGVDMNVDAGAGPGVGVGAGVKPGVGPGVKPDPNGKPKPKPKGGKNYPISIAVNNMPEGPAFKPSTKPVSVSEDPNKMPKDGMIGSYPAVDGDTGEPAEDVRYAKAYDPDNWVTIDDKTAEIRLIKTPDRESKFLVNGTYFAKILVITQDMPSKTATGTIAIQVQDSNDHCPMLTTTYESVCSGKHTVNATAFDEDVSPNGAPFTFTVVAEGTRGKWEIEHINGTTAVLRSTEALWPGEYEVSVAVADEQGLSCPEPQVFKVEVCTCLEGEDCGSRTISLRQKTTDAIIGTPAIGLLILASCVLLLVPLILLFCQCRGAFADQFTDLPFDAKEYLISYHTEGKGEDKEVPLLSIPTTVTDGRAALGTGSIRPANIATKSSRNTSNNIRQSSGVSSEDMHTLRREQSHMGMEMDYTYGLQNGGGFEASMGLGSSTMHSRYATHTSHVKQDIYEDMALPCTFLDGYYSQKVTCASQNPPLKDSKLVYDYEGQGSPVGSVGCCSLLESDNDLQFLNDLGPKFKTLADICSPPKLQPKPQPKPRMVERIFEPKHPEIKRESIVTASNVNITKSSIRNVNINQSSTSTSRVNISQTPPTSPPATGVSNFSNSQSATFPPPPTQTILLQQQPMYYTTMQPVVQPLMQPIQYVLTDGGSTTNLKRMVVLNGPPVSGSMGSLGGLVIQGNRVISETSTSPISPSTPGSPTMLGLGSPRSPGWIQGSLPRGGLGGLSVVGHSPDGNYVYMERQVNVSGEPQVGSGVPGVPSQGSLPRGAFLLKEAAPPQGVLGLAAQGVGGGGGGVYGIMPGHTFTRVRQVGGGPIGVGPAGMGPGGIGHIVIGSQGHPMWVPLSPPGGSRGQMEGAAPTGDSQPTPVTVEIPESRVAEIERKLVFEGHSEPGEQIEEEEEEGEEEEEEEEEMQEEENEEEEEEPLEQTKETAVTEEEPVTLALASEPSTEQVEPSESLEHKLTYQSIESSHPTDEDASTQLNEVSRALDEEGLVDSEDQLSDEDVSMVVEASSEEASMSESDIIDLVGTDQPTEDEDSIDLVGTDQSAEEEDIIDLVGTDQPVKEEDIIDLVGTDQPVEEENNIDLVGTDQPAKEEDIIDLVGTDQPAKEEDIIDLVGTDQPVEEEDIIDLVGTDQRTEEELVELTLEEEVVSEWQEFQLTVDPVTNGQLEKGITETEEMMVSEAQQDPVTVDDITDSQEEGTAEEEIMSQLQLDELTVYSLTDNQEEEGKAPEEVCLKSELLIAAYSALDGQEEEGSPEEELMSELRQNQPISHSDTDVQEEGSQGDEEAALNAQIGEVKGEMEEEVEEEMEGEEEEKVEMEEELERELEGELESSQVTEEVEEGEVESSQSEAFDESAPEQEYTEVDQDIETSEETETLDSENIEDIRSRYTTGLMPMSGDGMIDEGTVVRESQVSVDQDLSGGADLVTVEGEVESVELVAEEAVCSALKATGDVEESEEDDEVGESLVTSRQIAEVKTLREEVDDSENVVGEEMESVVETVEEVEASADQQTESTVATEEIESPSEELAEDLEVTSSTPEATGEVAVEAGEAINAVAGAAVDDIVVEAAGETSGEAAGAAGGSEQAPKTLASSFRSKFRMGSKKESTPKSPKSPTAKCKQQ, encoded by the exons ATCCGCTCTGATAAGGACAAAGAGGCGAAGGTGGAGTATTACCTGGCAGGGAAGGGGGCTGACAAACCCCCCTTTTACCTTTTTATTGTCAACCCCGAGAATGGCTTTGTAAGAATCACTGACATCCTGGACCGGGAGAAATGCCCCATGTACAAC TTGACTGGAGGGGCCAGGTACAGAAACGGGACCTTGGCGGAAGAAAATATTCCTCTGCAGATTCATGTCATTGATCTGAACGATAACTCACCTTACTTTGAGCTCCACTCTGGGTCCATCGCAGAGTCCAGCAAAGCAG GCACAGAAATCATGCAGATCATTGGGAAAGATGATGATCAGGAGGGGAGCATCAACTCTAAGATCCATTACAAGATCCTCAGCCAGAAACCAGCAGGGTCCGGAGCCATGTTCACCATCGATGAGAATACAGGGAAACTCTTCGTCAAGGATGCCACACTGGACAGAGAG ACTCACGATTTGTACACTATAATCGTCCAAGGGACAGATATGGGCGGGGCAGCTGGAGGCAACACGGGAACAGGAACTGTGGAAATAAAGGTCCTGGACATCAATGACAACATCCCCACACTGGAGAAGGGGCAG TATGCAGGGAACGTTGACGAGAACATTGCTGATGTCATTGTGATGAGGATCAAAACAGTGGACAGAGATCTAGAACACACAGATAACTGGCGGGCCGTCTTTCACATCACCCAAGGCAACGAGGACGGACTCTTCTCCATCGAGACGGACCAAGACACCAACGAAGGCATTCTGAAGCTGATCAAG GCAGTAGATTTCGAGGAAGTCCAGAAATTAGAACTTGGAATAGTCATTGAGAACGTAGCTCCTTTTGTTGTAGGGAGTGCTGTAGCGATGGATGTGGATGTTtatgctgggggggggggagggccGGGAGCTGGAactggagatggggctggagctggagctggggcaGGGGCTGGAGCAGGGGCTGGTGTTGAAGTAGGAGTGGATGTTGGGGGAGATGTGGGGGTGAATGCAGGGGTGGATATGAATGTAGATGCTGGAGCTGGGCCCGGGGTAGGTGTTGGGGCTGGGGTTAAACCAGGAGTTGGGCCTGGGGTTAAGCCTGATCCCAATGGGAAGCCAAAACCAAAGCCTAAAGGGGGGAAGAACTACCCGATTTCGATCGCAGTTAACAACATGCCGGAAGGTCCAGCATTTAAGCCCAGCACCAaacctgtgtctgtctctgaggaTCCCAACAAAATGCCGAAGGATGGAATGATCGGCTCGTACCCTGCTGTGGACGGAGATACAGGGGAGCCTGCTGAGGACGTCAG GTATGCCAAAGCCTATGACCCAGACAACTGGGTGACCATCGATGACAAGACAGCTGAGATAAGACTTATCAAGACGCCAGATCGAGAGTCTAAGTTCTTGGTGAATGGGACATACTTTGCCAAGATACTCGTCATTACCCAAG ATATGCCCTCTAAGACAGCCACGGGCACCATAGCCATCCAGGTCCAAGACTCCAACGACCACTGCCCCATGCTGACTACTACCTATGAGAGCGTGTGCTCGGGCAAACATACGGTCAACGCCACCGCGTTCGATGAGGATGTCTCGCCCAATGGAGCTCCGTTCACCTTCACCGTGGTGGCTGAGGGGACACGTGGCAAATGGGAAATAGAACACATCAATG GCACGACGGCTGTCTTGCGATCTACTGAGGCATTATGGCCGGGTGAGTATGAGGTGAGCGTGGCGGTAGCAGACGAGCAGGGCCTGTCCTGCCCAGAGCCACAGGTGTTCAAGGTGGAGGTATGTACCTGTTTGGAGGGGGAAGACTGTGGCTCCAGGACTATCAGTTTACGCCAAAAGACCACCGACGCCATAATTGGTACCCCTGCCATCGGACTGCTCATCTTAGCCAGCTGTGTTCTGCTAC tGGTACCTCTGATACTGCTGTTCTGTCAGTGTAGAGGAGCCTTCGCTGACCAGTTCACTGACCTGCCGTTCGATGCCAAGGAATACCTCATATCCTACCACactgagggaaagggagaggataAG GAGGTGCCCCTACTCAGTATTCCTACAACCGTAACTGATGGAAGGGCTGCACTAGGAACAGGATCAATTCGGCCAGCAAACATCGCCACAAAATCCTCACGTAATACTTCAAACAATATACGTCAGAGCAGTGGGGTCTCCAGTGAGGACATGCATACACTGCGTCGGGAGCAGAGCCACATGGGTATGGAGATGGACTACACCTATGGACTCCAGAATGGTGGAGGCTTTGAGGCTAGTATGGGGCTGGGAAGCAGCACCATGCATTCCAGATACGCCACACACACCTCACATGTCAAACAAGACATCTATGAGGACATGGCACTCCCATGTACTTTCCTGGATGGCTACTACTCACAG AAAGTGACATGTGCATCTCAGAACCCTCCACTGAAAGACAGTAAGTTGGTGTATGACTACGAGGGCCAGGGCTCTCCTGTCGGCTCGGTGGGATGCTGTAGCCTCCTGGAATCTGACAACGACCTCCAGTTCCTCAATGACCTGGGGCCAAAGTTCAAGACCCTGGCTGACATCTGCTCTCCTCCAAAACTTCAACCCAAACCTCAACCCAAACCTAGAATGGTGGAGCGCATCTTCGAGCCAAAACACCCCGAAATCAAAAGAGAGAGCATCGTCACCGCCAGCAATGTCAACATCACCAAATCTTCCATTAGAAATGTCAATATCAACCAATCGTCCACCAGCACCAGCAGAGTCAATATCTCCCAAACACCTCCCACCAGTCCCCCTGCCACTGGGGTTAGTAACTTCTCTAACAGTCAGTCCGCCACTTTCCCACCGCCCCCTACGCAGACGATTCTGCTGCAGCAACAGCCTATGTACTACACCACCATGCAGCCCGTGGTGCAGCCCCTGATGCAAcccatacagtatgtactgactgATGGCGGCTCTACCACCAACCTAAAGCGTATGGTAGTGCTCAACGGGCCCCCTGTGTCTGGAAGCATGGGAAGTCTGGGAGGCCTTGTCATCCAAGGCAACAGGGTCATATCAGAGACCTCCACTAGCCCCATCAGTCCCAGTACCCCAGGAAGCCCCACCATGCTGGGGCTGGGTAGTCCCAGAAGCCCTGGGTGGATCCAAGGCTCCCTACCCAGGGGTGGCCTGGGTGGTCTGTCTGTAGTGGGGCACAGCCCTGATGGTAACTATGTTTACATGGAAAGGCAGGTTAATGTAAGTGGAGAGCCACAGGTGGGGTCTGGGGTCCCAGGTGTACCTTCTCAGGGCAGTTTGCCCAGGGGTGCATTCCTGTTGAAGGAGGCTGCTCCCCCTCAGGGGGTTTTAGGCCTGGCAGCCCAGGGTGTGGGTgggggtggtggaggtgtgtATGGCATTATGCCAGGACACACCTTTACAAGGGTGAGGCAGGTTGGGGGTGGGCCTATTGGGGTTGGGCCGGCTGGAATGGGGCCAGGGGGGATAGGGCATATAGTTATAGGATCGCAGGGACACCCAATGTGGGTGCCACTGAGCCCCCCAGGGGGTAGCCGTGGACAGATGGAGGGGGCAGCGCCAACAGGTGATTCTCAACCAACTCCGGTTACTGTTGAAATACCAGAGTCCAGAGTGGCAGAGATTGAGAGGAAACTGGTGTTTGAGGGCCATAGTGAACCAGGTGAGcaaatagaggaggaggaagaggaaggggaggaagaggaggaggaagaagaggaaatgcaggaggaagagaatgaggaggaggaagaggagcctTTAGAACAGACAAAAGAAACAGCTGTGACTGAGGAAGAACCCGTAACTTTAGCTTTGGCCTCAGAGCCATCAACAGAACAGGTTGAGCCATCTGAGTCACTGGAACACAAACTAACATACCAATCCATTGAGTCAAGCCATCCAACAGATGAAGATGCATCAACTCAATTAAATGAAGTCTCTCGAGCTCTCGATGAAGAAGGCCTAGTTGACTCTGAGGACCAGCTGTCTGATGAGGATGTGTCCATGGTAGTCGAGGCCTCCTCAGAAGAAGCATCCATGTCCGAATCAGACATTATAGATTTAGTTGGTACAGATCAGCCAACTGAGGATGAAGACTCTATAGATCTAGTTGGTACAGATCAGTCAGCCGAGGAAGAAGACATTATAGATCTAGTTGGTACAGATCAGCCAGTCAAGGAAGAAGACATTATAGATCTAGTTGGTACAGATCAGCCAGTAGAGGAAGAAAACAATATAGATCTAGTTGGTACAGATCAGCCAGCCAAGGAAGAAGACATTATAGATCTAGTTGGTACAGATCAGCCAGCCAAGGAAGAAGACATTATAGATCTAGTTGGTACAGATCAGCCAGTAGAGGAAGAAGACATTATAGATCTAGTTGGTACAGATCAGCGAACCGAGGAAGAATTAGTAGAACTGACTCTGGAAGAGGAAGTGGTTTCAGAATGGCAGGAATTTCAGCTAACGGTGGATCCAGTCACTAACGGTCAACTAGAGAAGGGTATTACTGAGACAGAAGAGATGATGGTATCAGAAGCACAGCAAGACCCGGTCACAGTTGATGACATCACTGATAGCCAAGAGGAGGGTACAGCTGAGGAGGAAATTATGTCACAGCTTCAGTTAGATGAGCTTACAGTATATAGCCTAACAGATAAccaggaagaggaggggaaggcacCTGAAGAAGTTTGCTTAAAATCAGAATTGCTCATAGCGGCTTACAGTGCACTTGATGGCCAAGAAGAAGAGGGTAGTCCTGAGGAGGAATTGATGTCAGAGTTGCGGCAGAATCAGCCAATATCACATAGCGACACTGATGTCCAGGAGGAGGGAAGTCAGGGAGATGAAGAGGCAGCGCTGAATGCTCAGATaggagaggtgaagggagagatggaggaagaagtggaggaagagatggagggagaagaggaggaaaaggtggagatggaggaagagctagagagagagctagagggagagctGGAGTCTTCCCaggtgacagaggaggtggaggagggagaggtggagtctTCCCAG AGTGAAGCATTTGATGAATCAGCACCAGAACAGGAGTACACAGAGGTAGatcaggacatagagacatcagaAGAGACTGAAACACTAGACTCAGAGAACATAGAGGACATACGAAGCCGGTATACTACAGGCCTGATGCCAATGTCAGGTGATGGAATGATAGACGAGGGCACTGTTGTTAGGGAGAGCCAAGTTTCTGTTGATCAAGATTTATCTGGAGGCGCAGACTTAGTGACTGTGGAGGGTGAGGTGGAGTCTGTTGAACTAGTAGCAGAAGAAGCTGTTTGTTCAGCCCTAAAGGCTACAGGTGATGTAGAGGAATCTGAAGAGGATGACGAGGTGGGAGAGAGTCTGGTCACCTCTCGCCAAATCGCTGAAGTCAAAACACTAAGAGAAGAAGTAGACGATAGTGAGAATGTtgtaggagaggagatggagtcTGTTGTTGAGACAGTTGAGGAAGTAGAGGCTAGTGCTGACCAACAGACAGAGTCCACAGTAGCTACAGAAGAGATTGAGTCCCCTAGCGAAGAATTGGCCGAGGACCTAGAGGTGACCTCTTCAACACCAGAGGCTACAGGTGAGGTTGCTGTTGAGGCAGGTGAGGCTATAAATGCAGTGGCAGGTGCAGCAGTGGATGATATAGTAGTGGAGGCTGCGGGTGAGACATCAGGTGAGGCCGCAGGGGCAGCTGGTGGGTCAGAACAGGCCCCAAAGACATTGGCTTCATCTTTCCGTAGCAAATTCAGGATGGGCTCCAAGAAAGAATCTACTCCCAAGAGTCCAAAGAGTCCCACAGCAAAGTGCAAACAACAGTGA